A DNA window from Paenibacillus andongensis contains the following coding sequences:
- a CDS encoding F0F1 ATP synthase subunit epsilon: MSTFLLEIVTPERKVYAEQVNMVSVKGVEGELGILPNHIPLVTPLKIAPITVKKQGSKDEIIAVNGGFMEVRKDKVVILAESAELPEQIDIDRAKAAKERAEKRLAETKQDNVDFKRAEAALQRALNRISVSGK; the protein is encoded by the coding sequence GTGAGTACATTCCTACTGGAAATTGTTACTCCCGAGCGCAAAGTGTACGCTGAACAAGTGAACATGGTTAGCGTGAAGGGTGTCGAAGGGGAGCTTGGAATTCTGCCGAATCACATTCCGTTGGTCACTCCATTGAAAATCGCGCCTATTACTGTGAAGAAACAGGGCTCTAAAGACGAAATCATCGCGGTTAACGGCGGTTTCATGGAAGTGCGCAAGGATAAGGTGGTTATACTGGCGGAAAGCGCCGAGCTACCAGAACAAATTGATATCGATCGTGCGAAAGCAGCGAAAGAACGTGCGGAGAAACGTCTTGCTGAAACGAAGCAAGATAACGTTGATTTCAAACGTGCTGAAGCCGCTCTTCAAAGAGCATTAAATCGTATCAGTGTGTCCGGGAAATAA
- a CDS encoding NADH-quinone oxidoreductase subunit A: MYTNNYVIVAIFLGLGIILPIVALTAGKWLRPSKPVDEKYTTYESGNEPVGEGQIRFNIRYYLFALMFVIFDVETVFLYPWAVAFNQLGLFALVEMCIFVALLAIGLIYAWKKKVLQWTSV; encoded by the coding sequence ATGTATACAAATAACTATGTAATCGTAGCGATTTTTCTAGGGTTGGGTATTATTCTCCCTATTGTAGCGCTAACGGCTGGCAAATGGTTAAGACCGAGTAAACCCGTCGATGAGAAGTATACGACGTATGAGAGTGGTAATGAGCCTGTAGGTGAGGGACAAATCCGGTTTAACATTCGTTATTATTTATTTGCTTTGATGTTTGTCATCTTTGATGTGGAAACCGTGTTCCTGTATCCGTGGGCTGTTGCTTTTAATCAACTTGGACTTTTTGCTTTAGTGGAAATGTGTATTTTTGTAGCCTTGCTTGCCATTGGATTAATATACGCTTGGAAGAAGAAGGTGCTGCAATGGACTTCAGTCTAG
- a CDS encoding NuoB/complex I 20 kDa subunit family protein: MDFSLESISPEEREELNRNVFMTTLEQVKAWARSNSLWPLTFGLACCAIEMMGTGGSHYDLDRFGVIFRTSPRQSDVMIVAGTVTKKMAPLLRRLYEQMPEPKWVIAMGSCATAGGPYVKSYSVVKGVDQIVPVDVYIPGCPPNPAALIYGINKLQEKIRYEAKTGKQVTNR, from the coding sequence ATGGACTTCAGTCTAGAGTCGATATCTCCCGAAGAACGGGAAGAGTTAAACCGCAATGTCTTTATGACGACACTGGAGCAAGTGAAAGCTTGGGCTCGCAGTAATTCGCTTTGGCCGTTAACGTTTGGTCTGGCCTGTTGTGCCATCGAAATGATGGGTACTGGCGGATCTCATTATGATTTAGACCGTTTCGGAGTCATCTTCCGTACGTCTCCTAGACAATCTGATGTTATGATTGTGGCGGGGACCGTAACGAAGAAAATGGCTCCTTTGCTGCGCCGTCTTTACGAACAAATGCCTGAACCGAAATGGGTTATTGCGATGGGGTCTTGTGCTACAGCAGGTGGACCTTATGTGAAGTCGTACTCCGTTGTTAAGGGAGTTGACCAAATTGTTCCGGTTGATGTTTATATTCCAGGTTGTCCACCGAACCCGGCAGCACTCATTTATGGGATAAACAAGCTTCAAGAGAAGATTCGCTATGAAGCGAAGACTGGGAAGCAGGTGACCAATCGATGA
- a CDS encoding NADH-quinone oxidoreductase subunit C, with amino-acid sequence MHSSRWPEAAVTLRDHEELRCDYLRNLSGVDQETHLEVAYHLLSLTHKNEYCVKVKTDREQPSIPSVAPVWATANWNEREVYDLLGIDFPGHPNLVRIMMPDDWVGHPLRKDYEPLDPEV; translated from the coding sequence ATCCACAGCTCCCGCTGGCCGGAGGCCGCGGTGACGCTCAGGGATCACGAAGAACTGCGCTGTGATTACTTGCGCAATCTCTCGGGCGTGGACCAAGAGACGCACCTAGAGGTGGCGTATCATCTGCTTTCACTCACACATAAGAATGAGTATTGTGTGAAAGTGAAAACAGATCGAGAACAGCCAAGCATTCCTTCTGTGGCTCCAGTATGGGCTACCGCGAATTGGAATGAGAGGGAAGTGTATGACCTATTGGGTATTGATTTCCCAGGTCACCCTAACCTAGTAAGAATCATGATGCCTGACGATTGGGTCGGCCATCCACTGCGCAAAGATTACGAACCGCTTGACCCGGAGGTGTAG
- a CDS encoding NADH-quinone oxidoreductase subunit D yields MLRTEELLLNVGPQHPSTHGVFRVIVKLDGEVIKEAIPVMGYLHRGTEKLAENLSYTQIIPYTDRMDYVSAMTTNYVLVNAVEKMMQLEVPERAEFLRLIVMELQRIASHMVWWGTYLLDIGAMSPFLYAFRDREIIIDLFNELCGARLTYNYMRVGGVKWDAPDGWIDKVKKFIPYMYGKLEEYHTLVTGNEIFLSRIKGVGKYDAETAIAYGLSGANLRCTGVDWDIRKTQPYSLYSRFQFDVPVRSGGDCYDRYLLRMEEVKQSLRILEQAVEQFPEQGETMGKVPRVIRPPEGEVYSAIESPRGEIGCYIISRGKQEPFRLKFRRPSFVNLQILPKLLVGESMTNLITILGGIDIVVGEVDA; encoded by the coding sequence GTGTTACGGACAGAAGAACTCCTGTTGAACGTTGGTCCTCAGCATCCTAGTACGCACGGGGTTTTCCGCGTGATCGTCAAGCTGGATGGGGAAGTTATTAAAGAAGCAATACCCGTGATGGGCTATCTACATAGAGGAACAGAGAAGCTAGCTGAGAACCTTAGCTATACACAAATTATTCCATACACGGACCGTATGGATTACGTATCGGCGATGACGACCAACTACGTGCTAGTGAATGCCGTAGAGAAAATGATGCAGCTTGAAGTACCAGAGCGTGCGGAGTTCCTTCGCTTAATCGTAATGGAGCTTCAACGTATCGCCTCTCACATGGTGTGGTGGGGTACCTATTTGCTGGACATTGGTGCGATGAGCCCGTTCTTATACGCTTTCCGCGATCGGGAAATTATTATCGATCTATTTAACGAATTATGCGGCGCTCGTCTAACTTACAACTACATGCGTGTAGGCGGAGTGAAATGGGACGCTCCTGATGGATGGATCGATAAAGTTAAGAAATTTATTCCTTATATGTACGGAAAACTGGAAGAGTATCACACTTTGGTAACGGGGAATGAAATCTTCTTGTCCCGTATCAAGGGTGTAGGCAAGTATGATGCAGAGACAGCCATTGCGTATGGCCTTAGCGGCGCTAACTTAAGATGTACGGGTGTTGACTGGGATATACGTAAAACGCAGCCGTACAGCCTGTACAGCCGCTTTCAGTTCGACGTGCCTGTGCGCAGCGGCGGTGACTGCTATGATCGTTACTTGCTTCGTATGGAGGAAGTTAAGCAATCGCTTCGTATCCTGGAGCAAGCCGTGGAACAGTTTCCTGAGCAAGGCGAAACGATGGGCAAGGTGCCTAGAGTCATTCGTCCTCCAGAAGGCGAAGTGTATTCGGCTATTGAGTCTCCGCGCGGGGAAATTGGCTGCTATATTATTTCCCGAGGCAAACAAGAGCCTTTCCGTCTGAAATTCCGCAGACCTTCCTTCGTGAATCTGCAAATATTGCCCAAGCTGCTGGTCGGTGAGTCGATGACCAACTTGATTACGATTCTAGGCGGCATCGATATTGTCGTTGGGGAGGTGGATGCCTAA
- the nuoH gene encoding NADH-quinone oxidoreductase subunit NuoH, with protein MVNLLEESLTWTNFFVFLFWGIVMLMLVLGFVTYAIYFERKVIGWMQMRIGPNRTGPFGLLQSVADVFKLLIKEDTIPKKAERELFILAPVITFIPSFTIIATIPFSDRMFNANLNVGLLFYVALTGISTIGIILGGWASNNKYALLGGMRSAAQMISYEVPLVISVIGVIMMTGSLNLHTIVDHQTGGFWHWNFIPQILGFIIFVIAGVSELNRTPFDLPEAESELVAGYHVEYSGFRFAFFMLSEYVYVFVIASLTSLIFLGGWHSPFPFLDFIPGIIWFLLKFSTVVFFLFWLRATLPRVRVDQLMGFGWKVLLPLALVNMLITAIVMTIM; from the coding sequence ATGGTGAATTTATTGGAGGAGAGTCTAACGTGGACGAACTTCTTCGTTTTCCTGTTCTGGGGCATCGTTATGCTGATGTTGGTCCTAGGTTTCGTAACCTATGCGATCTACTTCGAGCGCAAGGTTATCGGTTGGATGCAGATGCGGATCGGACCGAACCGAACGGGGCCTTTTGGGCTTTTGCAAAGTGTTGCGGACGTCTTCAAGCTTCTAATCAAAGAAGATACGATTCCTAAAAAAGCAGAGCGTGAGCTTTTCATTCTGGCGCCTGTGATTACGTTTATCCCTTCGTTCACGATCATTGCGACGATTCCATTTTCGGATCGGATGTTTAATGCGAATTTGAATGTCGGACTGCTATTTTATGTAGCCTTAACGGGGATTTCTACGATTGGCATTATCCTCGGCGGATGGGCATCTAATAACAAATATGCGCTGCTTGGCGGGATGCGTTCCGCGGCTCAAATGATTAGTTATGAGGTACCGCTCGTCATCTCCGTTATCGGTGTCATCATGATGACAGGTAGTTTAAATCTACATACAATCGTTGATCATCAAACAGGCGGTTTCTGGCATTGGAATTTCATTCCTCAGATCCTAGGCTTTATCATTTTCGTTATAGCTGGGGTCTCGGAGCTTAATCGAACACCGTTTGACCTGCCGGAAGCCGAGTCTGAGCTTGTTGCTGGTTACCATGTGGAATACAGTGGTTTCCGCTTCGCTTTTTTCATGCTATCGGAGTATGTTTATGTGTTCGTCATTGCTTCCCTTACGAGCTTGATTTTCCTGGGTGGATGGCACTCGCCGTTCCCATTCCTTGATTTTATTCCAGGTATTATCTGGTTCCTGCTGAAATTCTCTACGGTTGTGTTCTTCCTGTTCTGGCTGCGCGCGACGCTGCCTCGGGTACGGGTGGATCAACTCATGGGATTCGGCTGGAAAGTGCTGCTTCCACTGGCACTGGTTAATATGCTGATTACGGCGATCGTAATGACCATAATGTAG
- the nuoI gene encoding NADH-quinone oxidoreductase subunit NuoI, giving the protein MKGIMKGLGVTFKSMTQKKITYAYPDVPIKMPDRFRGIQYFDPEKCIVCNQCARVCPTECITLTGKANPDPEKKGKVIDTYDINFEICILCDLCTEVCPTEAIVMTNNFELSSYSRDDLFKNMQWLSENTQNIRQENNSALPKGGAKKDV; this is encoded by the coding sequence ATGAAGGGCATAATGAAAGGTTTAGGCGTAACGTTTAAAAGTATGACACAGAAAAAAATAACGTACGCATACCCTGACGTCCCGATTAAAATGCCGGACCGCTTTCGCGGTATTCAATATTTTGATCCAGAGAAATGCATTGTGTGTAATCAATGTGCACGTGTTTGTCCGACGGAGTGTATTACCCTAACAGGTAAAGCGAATCCCGACCCAGAGAAAAAGGGTAAGGTTATCGATACGTACGATATTAACTTCGAGATTTGTATTCTATGCGATCTCTGCACCGAGGTGTGTCCGACAGAAGCAATCGTTATGACGAACAATTTTGAGCTGAGTAGCTACAGTCGTGACGATCTGTTCAAAAATATGCAGTGGTTAAGCGAGAACACGCAAAATATCCGTCAAGAAAACAACTCAGCCTTGCCAAAAGGGGGGGCCAAGAAAGATGTTTAA